One window of the Balaenoptera ricei isolate mBalRic1 chromosome X, mBalRic1.hap2, whole genome shotgun sequence genome contains the following:
- the LOC132357087 gene encoding uncharacterized protein CXorf49 homolog, producing MSSPGKLSVWGTLFGPEGGERAGVSPTGPAVPRGPDPGPEPGEPRSGEGGGGFPDPEGFQSEREMLEAGGPVLWGREGRPGSPADDTRDLLELAEESAAGILRQLAARDVLGVHRHLSPESCAAFEVSAVWAGLEAGPGGRGAPAQSCGEAPPAPAGPLHLGGPEAGRAWGNPKRGPKRRLKVAADRQRLPEKGLAWLLSDPESSDEFSEIELMTLSTYPRGGGQAEPSRPKDPGDTPRHSNFQVRENFLHVPGSSLSLAPRGLTSVVETQGVGEQGISSPRKMQSVLWGKGGSRPSYPGAAAAAAGGLRRVTPRKKGAQEKKSLGGASKLALGRTFPSGGERISATPLEPATLPPISGIPLLGRSKRYTLVLSGNEQSKHTGAGKKSVARRARESEAVAGEDKDPNKDPAAKGQLPTHKPGTSFPRMHGGKACSDDLNTRGPQDPGNSEPSALNQGEVMPRGPVPSGDRKPLDHPPRPERQQQPLGTPGCPLSLVLQREIDDLKEKLAAMQYLADKFQTL from the exons ATGAGTTCCCCCGGTAAGCTGTCTGTGTGGGGAACGCTTTTCGGCCCAGAGGGCGGGGAGCGGGCCGGCGTCAGCCCGACCGGCCCCGCAGTCCCGCGGGGTCCCGACCCAGGCCCCGAGCCCGGGGAGCCGCGGAGCGGCGAGGGCGGGGGCGGTTTCCCGGACCCCGAGGGCTTCCAGTCGGAGCGGGAGATGCTGGAAGCGGGAGGGCCGGTGCTGTGGGGCCGCGAAGGCCGACCTGGCTCCCCGGCTGACGACACGAGGGACCTCCTGGAACTGGCCGAGGAGTCTGCGGCGGGCATCCTGCGGCAGCTGGCCGCCCGGGACGTGCTGGGCGTCCACAGACACCTGTCCCCGGAGAGCTGCGCCGCCTTCGAAGTGTCCGCCGTGTGGGCCGGCCTCGAGGCGGGTCCCGGGGGTCGAGGAGCGCCCGCCCAGAGCTGTGGGGAAGCGCCGCCGGCTCCGGCCGGCCCTCTCCACCTCGGTGGGCCCGAAGCGGGCCGGGCCTGGGGGAACCCTAAGAGAGGCCCTAAGCGTAGGTTGAAGGTGGCTGCGGATCGCCAGCGGCTCCCCGAGAAAGGCCTGGCCTGGCTGCTGTCCGACCCCGAGTCCTCAGATGAGTTCAGTGAGATAGAGCTGATGACGTTGAGCACTTACCCCAGAGGAGGAGGCCAGGCCGAGCCCAGCAGACCCAAGGATCCCGGGGACACTCCCAGACACTCGAATTTCCAAGTCAGAGAGAATTTCCTTCACGTGCCAGGCTCTTCCCTGTCCTTGGCTCCGCGAGGATTAACTTCGGTTGTGGAAACACAGGGCGTGGGAGAGCAGGGCATCTCTTCCCCTAGGAAAATGCAGAGCGTGCtctgggggaaggggggcagcAGGCCCAGCTACCcgggagctgctgctgctgctgcaggtggCCTGCGGCGGGTCACTCCTAGGAAGAAGGGGGCCCAGGAGAAGAAATCCCTCGGGGGAGCCTCCAAACTTGCCCTGGGGAGAACCTTCCCTTCCGGGGGAGAGCGAATCTCGGCAACTCCCCTGGAACCGGCCACCTTGCCCCCAATCTCTGGCATCCCGCTGCTTGGGAGATCCAAGAGGTATACCTTGGTCCTTTCGGGAAATGAACAGTCCAAGCACACCGGTGCTGGGAAGAAATCCGTGGCCAGGCGGGCAAGGGAGTCTGAGGCGGTGGCGGGAGAAGATAAAGACCCAAATAAAGACCCAGCCGCCAAGGGCCAA CTGCCAACTCACAAGCCAGGCACATCTTTTCCACGCATGCATGGTGGAAAAGCCTGCAGTGACGACCTCAACACCAGAGGCCCCCAAGATCCAGGAAACTCAGAGCCCTCGGCCCTGAACCAGGGAGAGGTCATGCCCAGGGGGCCTGTCCCCTCAG GTGACCGGAAGCCACTTGACCATCCCCCACGACCAGAAAGACAGCAGCAGCCACTGGGAACACCGGGCTGTCCTCTG AGTCTCGTGCTACAGAGAGAAATAGACGACCTTAAGGAGAAACTTG CCGCCATGCAGTACCTGGCTGACAAGTTCCAGACCCTTTGA